The Tenebrio molitor chromosome 5, icTenMoli1.1, whole genome shotgun sequence genome has a segment encoding these proteins:
- the LOC138130450 gene encoding uncharacterized protein has translation MEPEPLEVSLKRLWELEEVPNESFANPDDIQCERLYAASVTRGENGRYTVALPFKIQKTEFPNSRDIAVRRFLLLENRLIRNPALQQEYVQFMRDYLDSNHMSRAPPLPENSVQNYYIPHHCILRPDSSSTKLRVVFDASAKASNGQSLNDTLYSGPKLLQDIVKVLLKFRLHRVVFTADIRQIVLLEEYVLNTVTYGISSAPFLAIRTLLQLADDEQGRFPGAAEILRTDVYMDDIVTGCHSTAEALELQDQLIKLLQIGQFELRKWASNSPLVVNHLDPNLRQVTLEFDQDKSNSPIKILGLQWLPSPDTFSFKMNLSDKEQQIENDKDVGGNKEAKKKEISKMSVED, from the exons ATGGAGCCGGAACCATTAGAGGTCTCTTTGAAACGTTTGTGGGAACTTGAAGAAGTGCCCAACGAAAGCTTCGCGAATCCCGATGATATTCAATGCGAAAGACTTTATGCGGCTTCTGTGACGCGAGGTGAAAATGGCAGATACACGGTCGCGTTACCGTTCAAAATTCAGAAAACGGAATTCCCAAACTCCCGCGACATTGCGGTACGTCGATTTCTCCTGCTGGAAAATCGTTTAATTCGAAACCCGGCCTTGCAACAAGAATACGTCCAATTCATGCGGGATTATTTAGATTCGAATCACATGTCTCGTGCGCCTCCGCTACCTGAAAATTCGgttcaaaattattacatcCCGCATCATTGCATCTTGAGACCGGACAGCAGTTCGACAAAATTGCGCGTTGTCTTCGACGCCAGCGCCAAAGCGTCGAACGGACAGTCACTTAATGACACCTTGTATTCTGGACCCAAGTTGTTGCAGGATATCGTCAAGGTGTTGTTAAAATTTCGTTTACATCGCGTCGTGTTCACTGCCGATATCCGCCAGAT CGTATTATTAGAAGAATACGTTTTGAATACCGTAACGTACGGTATTAGTTCGGCTCCTTTCTTAGCAATTCGTACACTTTTACAATTAGCTGATGACGAACAAGGGCGCTTCCCTGGCGCAGCTGAAATTCTCCGCACCGACGTGTACATGGATGACATTGTCACCGGTTGTCATTCGACGGCTGAGGCCCTTGAATTGCAAGACCAGctaataaaattgttgcaaaTCGGACAGTTCGAATTAAGAAAGTGGGCAAGCAACTCGCCCCTCGTCGTCAATCATCTTGATCCGAATCTACGCCAGGTCACTCTCGAATTCGATCAGGACAAATCAAATTCGCCCATCAAAATTCTCGGCCTGCAATGGCTACCTTCTCCTGACACCTTTTCGTTTAAG ATGAACTTGAGCGACAAAGAGCAGCAAATAGAGAACGACAAAGACGTAGGCGGGAACAAGGAAGCCAAGAAGAAAGAGATATCCAAAATGAGCGTAGAAGATTAA